One segment of Brassica napus cultivar Da-Ae chromosome C3, Da-Ae, whole genome shotgun sequence DNA contains the following:
- the LOC106427775 gene encoding GDSL esterase/lipase At2g38180: MVGPGRPQIVLFGSSIVQYSFSNGGWGATLADVYSRTADVILRGYGGWNSRFALKVLDQVFPKDAVVQPSLVIVYFGGNDSMPPHPSGKGAHVSLSEFIDNMRKIGEHLLSLSDKTRVIFLSPPPMNERQIQLVFGDAIKGRRNEVCRPYAEALLTLCNEINVKCVDLWNVIQQQDDWLNTCFTDGIHFTAKASEVVVKEVLKVVREAEWKPSLYWKSLPIEFPFDYGIPNSLSLAELELFRNEQLELPPSTALL, translated from the exons ATGGTTGGCCCAGGAAGACCTCAGATCGTCCTCTTCGGTTCTTCAATCGTTCAGTACAGCTTCAGCAATGGTGGCTGGGGAGCCACTCTCGCAGACGTCTACTCTCGCACG GCTGACGTTATCCTTCGTGGGTATGGTGGTTGGAACTCAAGATTTGCCTTAAAGGTCCTTGACCAAGTCTTCCCAAAG gatGCTGTAGTACAACCTTCTTTGGTGATAGTTTACTTCGGTGGAAATGATTCAATGCCTCCTCATCCATCAGGGAAGGGAGCTCATGTTTCTCTCTCTGAGTTCATTGATAACATGAGGAAGATTGGGGAGCATCTTTTG AGCCTTTCGGACAAGACGCGTGTCATTTTCCTCTCTCCTCCACCAATGAATGAGAGACAGATCCAGTTAGTTTTTGG AGATGCAATAAAAGGCCGGAGAAACGAAGTTTGCCGTCCATATGCAGAAGCGTTGTTGACTCTATGCAATGAGATCAATGTGAAATGTGTTGATCTCTGGAACGTTATACAGCAACAAGATGATTGGTTGAACACCTGCTTCAC AGATGGGATCCATTTCACAGCCAAGGCAAGTGAGGTTGTGGTGAAGGAGGTGTTGAAGGTAGTGAGAGAAGCAGAGTGGAAACCGAGTCTTTACTGGAAGTCATTACCGATTGAGTTTCCCTTTGATTATGGTATACCAAACTCGCTAAGCCTTGCTGAGCTAGAGTTATTCAGAAACGAACAGTTGGAGCTACCACCTAGTACGGCTCTACTGTAA